The proteins below are encoded in one region of Candidatus Goldiibacteriota bacterium:
- a CDS encoding type II toxin-antitoxin system RelE/ParE family toxin: MKEYEIIYYSKAEKDLSKINKKEAKVIFQKISQLKNDPHPQMSIKLKGYDYNRLRVGNFRVIYQIDEIRNKVIVISIKHRSEVYMDL, translated from the coding sequence ATGAAGGAATATGAAATAATTTATTATAGTAAGGCGGAGAAAGACCTTTCAAAAATAAACAAGAAGGAAGCAAAGGTAATTTTTCAAAAAATATCACAGTTAAAGAATGACCCACATCCGCAGATGTCTATAAAGTTAAAAGGGTACGACTATAACCGTCTGCGGGTAGGCAACTTTAGGGTGATTTATCAGATTGATGAAATAAGAAACAAGGTCATAGTGATTTCCATTAAACATAGGTCGGAAGTTTACATGGATTTATAA